The Bradyrhizobium ottawaense genome window below encodes:
- a CDS encoding transketolase family protein produces the protein MRNTAMNMVHKLAARDERVLYIGSDPGAGTLRAMSKEFPKRHLIEGISEAHIIGMSAGLAMEGFVPYVNTIATFLTRRCYEQVAVDLCLHNLPVRLIANGGGLVYAPLGPTHQAIEDIAIMRALPNMTVVCPCDADEAARMMDKTLDWTGPIYIRLGKGGDAIVSKAEHGFEIGKAILMRPPGDVLMVTTGVMLQRAIAAADLLAAQGIRAGILHMHTVKPLDTEALLQAIRGIKLVATLEEHVPSGGLGSAVAETLIDKLGSGLPAMLRLSLPDRFMHNYGSQDSLLKKHGLAPNAIATSIEHALAASRTSAPQLHST, from the coding sequence ATGCGCAACACCGCGATGAACATGGTCCACAAGCTCGCCGCGCGCGACGAGCGTGTGCTTTACATCGGCTCCGATCCCGGCGCCGGCACGCTGCGTGCGATGAGCAAGGAGTTTCCCAAGCGCCATCTGATCGAGGGCATTTCGGAAGCGCACATCATCGGCATGTCGGCCGGCCTCGCGATGGAAGGCTTCGTGCCTTACGTCAATACCATCGCGACCTTCCTCACCCGCCGCTGCTACGAGCAGGTGGCCGTCGATCTCTGTTTGCACAATCTGCCGGTGCGGCTGATCGCCAATGGCGGCGGGCTCGTCTACGCGCCGCTCGGCCCCACCCACCAGGCGATCGAGGACATCGCCATCATGAGGGCGCTGCCGAACATGACGGTGGTCTGCCCATGCGACGCCGACGAGGCCGCGCGCATGATGGACAAGACGCTCGACTGGACCGGACCGATCTACATCCGGCTCGGCAAGGGCGGTGATGCCATCGTCTCGAAGGCCGAGCACGGCTTCGAGATCGGCAAGGCCATCCTGATGCGCCCGCCGGGCGACGTCCTCATGGTGACCACCGGCGTCATGCTCCAGCGCGCCATCGCCGCAGCCGACCTGCTGGCCGCGCAAGGCATTCGCGCCGGCATCCTGCATATGCATACGGTGAAGCCGCTCGACACCGAAGCGCTGCTGCAAGCGATCCGCGGCATCAAGCTCGTGGCAACGCTGGAGGAGCACGTGCCCTCCGGCGGCCTCGGCAGTGCGGTTGCGGAGACGCTGATCGACAAGCTCGGCTCCGGCCTGCCCGCGATGCTGCGGCTGTCGCTGCCGGACCGCTTCATGCACAATTACGGCTCGCAGGACTCGCTGCTGAAGAAGCACGGCCTCGCG
- a CDS encoding transketolase, with protein sequence MIQISPHAEAALTCTLDERSLYLRRLVLGSVRSAGRGHVGPALSLIEMVRVLYDDILRIDPNNPRDPERDRAILSKGHGCLALYALLADRGFFPLSELDGFCGSDSILGGHPEYGMVPGVEASTGALGHGLSIGVGLALAARMRERNYRTFVLLGDGEINEGSVWEAAMGAAKHGLDKLVAMIDYNKLQSYGPTDYVLPLEPLADKWRSFGFAVQELNGHDVGALRTVLKQVPAVPGKPTAIICHTVKGKGLPPAESNADWHHKNKLSDSELDAIRVAVGDF encoded by the coding sequence GTGATCCAGATCTCACCCCACGCTGAAGCCGCCCTCACCTGCACGCTGGACGAGCGCAGTCTCTATTTGCGCCGCCTGGTCCTTGGTTCTGTTCGCTCCGCAGGACGCGGCCATGTCGGTCCGGCCCTGTCGCTGATCGAAATGGTCCGCGTGCTCTACGACGACATCCTGCGGATCGATCCGAACAACCCGCGCGATCCGGAACGCGACCGCGCGATCCTCAGCAAGGGGCACGGGTGCCTGGCGCTCTACGCGCTGCTCGCCGATCGCGGCTTCTTCCCGCTGTCGGAGCTCGACGGCTTTTGCGGCTCCGACAGTATCTTGGGCGGACATCCCGAATACGGCATGGTGCCGGGTGTCGAGGCGTCGACCGGCGCGCTCGGACACGGCCTGTCGATCGGCGTCGGCCTTGCGCTCGCCGCCCGCATGCGCGAGCGCAATTACCGGACCTTCGTGCTGCTCGGCGACGGCGAGATCAACGAAGGATCGGTGTGGGAGGCCGCCATGGGCGCGGCCAAGCACGGGCTCGACAAGCTGGTCGCGATGATCGACTACAACAAGCTTCAGAGCTACGGCCCCACCGACTACGTGCTGCCGCTGGAGCCGCTCGCGGACAAATGGCGCAGCTTCGGCTTTGCCGTGCAGGAGCTCAACGGCCACGACGTCGGCGCCCTGCGCACCGTCCTGAAGCAGGTCCCGGCCGTACCGGGCAAGCCCACCGCGATCATCTGCCATACCGTCAAGGGCAAGGGTCTGCCGCCCGCAGAATCCAACGCCGATTGGCATCACAAGAACAAGCTGTCCGACAGTGAGCTCGACGCCATCCGCGTCGCCGTCGGCGATTTTTGA
- a CDS encoding aminoglycoside phosphotransferase family protein — protein sequence MSEPDISAADAISIGSRLAGATVAAAHPARSGGNNRVFRLEMAEGPPLALKHYPSDGRDRLGQEYDALTFLSRHGITSTPRPIAKDADAFCALYQWFDGDAAVLRPRDDDADQLADFLIELQKLRDAEGAQTLRNASASIFSPEEAIAQYEQRLDGLTRESQDHPELRTFIDRSLVPSTAVAIRRLRQRYAELGRDPAADLLPAHRALSPSDFGLHNALRGEDGRLRFIDFEYFGWDDPVKLLSDTAIHPGSDLPATSANRLIERLTQAFAARDDAFAIRRDVLYPVFGAIWCLIVLNAYLPESRSRRALAAQGGDLTVRLAGQLDKARRLHQTICQRDPDLTPR from the coding sequence ATGAGCGAGCCCGACATCAGCGCAGCGGATGCGATCTCGATCGGCAGCCGCCTTGCCGGAGCAACGGTCGCGGCCGCCCACCCGGCGCGGTCCGGCGGCAACAACAGGGTGTTTCGGCTGGAGATGGCGGAGGGTCCACCCCTCGCCCTCAAGCATTATCCGTCCGACGGGCGCGACCGGCTGGGACAGGAATATGACGCGCTGACGTTTCTGTCGCGCCATGGGATTACATCGACGCCGCGGCCGATTGCAAAGGACGCGGATGCGTTCTGCGCGCTGTATCAATGGTTCGACGGTGACGCGGCGGTGCTGCGTCCCCGGGACGACGATGCCGACCAACTGGCCGATTTCCTGATCGAATTGCAGAAGCTGCGCGACGCCGAAGGTGCGCAGACCTTGCGCAATGCGTCAGCCAGCATCTTTTCACCCGAGGAAGCCATCGCCCAGTACGAGCAGCGCCTCGACGGGTTGACGCGCGAGTCGCAGGATCACCCCGAGCTGCGTACGTTCATCGACCGCAGCCTGGTTCCCAGCACGGCCGTCGCCATCCGAAGGCTCCGCCAACGTTATGCGGAACTGGGGCGGGATCCCGCAGCGGATCTTCTGCCCGCGCATCGCGCATTGAGCCCGTCCGATTTCGGACTGCACAACGCGCTGCGCGGCGAAGACGGCCGCCTGCGCTTCATCGACTTCGAATATTTCGGCTGGGACGATCCGGTCAAACTGCTGTCCGATACCGCGATCCACCCCGGCAGCGATCTGCCCGCAACAAGCGCGAATCGCCTCATCGAACGCCTCACGCAAGCCTTTGCGGCTAGGGATGACGCGTTTGCGATCCGCCGTGACGTACTGTATCCTGTGTTCGGGGCGATCTGGTGCCTGATTGTCCTGAATGCCTATTTGCCCGAAAGCCGCTCCCGGCGCGCCTTGGCTGCGCAAGGTGGCGATCTGACGGTCCGCCTTGCCGGTCAGCTCGACAAAGCACGCCGGCTTCATCAAACGATTTGCCAACGTGATCCAGATCTCACCCCACGCTGA
- a CDS encoding NAD-dependent epimerase/dehydratase family protein, which produces MIDQKWNVMVTGGAGYVGSVLVPQLLAAGHKVTVLDLFMYGESVFDAVRNNPNLRLIKGDIRDEAAINEALRGNNAVIHLACISNDPSFELDPGLGKSINYDCFRPMVRAAKKAGIKRFIYASSSSVYGIKDEAEVTEELSCEPLTDYSKFKAMCETDLAEEAAAGFVTCTVRPATVCGYAPRQRLDVVVNILTNLAVNTGRIRVFGGTQKRPNLHIEDMSAAYLFLLQQDDAKIDGKTYNIGYENHSLMKIADIVKSVVGNNVEVAVEPTDDLRSYHVSSEKIRRELGFAPTHTIEQAVSGLVDAFRSGRLPNSLNDPRYFNIKMMQNISLK; this is translated from the coding sequence GTGATTGATCAGAAATGGAATGTGATGGTCACCGGCGGCGCCGGCTATGTCGGCAGCGTGCTGGTTCCCCAGTTGCTGGCAGCGGGCCACAAGGTCACGGTGCTCGACCTGTTCATGTATGGCGAATCCGTCTTCGACGCGGTTCGCAACAATCCGAACCTTCGCCTGATCAAGGGCGACATCCGCGATGAGGCCGCGATCAACGAGGCCCTGCGCGGCAACAATGCGGTGATCCACCTCGCCTGCATCTCCAACGATCCCTCGTTCGAGCTCGATCCGGGGCTCGGCAAGTCCATCAACTACGACTGCTTCCGTCCGATGGTGCGCGCCGCGAAGAAGGCCGGCATCAAGCGCTTCATCTACGCCTCCTCCTCGAGCGTCTACGGCATCAAGGACGAGGCCGAGGTGACCGAGGAACTGTCCTGCGAGCCGCTCACGGACTACTCCAAGTTCAAGGCGATGTGCGAGACCGACCTCGCCGAAGAGGCCGCGGCCGGCTTCGTCACCTGCACGGTTCGTCCCGCCACCGTCTGCGGCTATGCACCGCGGCAGCGGCTCGACGTCGTGGTCAACATCCTGACCAACCTCGCGGTCAACACCGGCCGCATCCGCGTGTTCGGCGGAACGCAGAAGCGGCCCAATCTGCACATCGAGGACATGTCGGCGGCCTATCTGTTCCTGCTGCAGCAGGATGACGCGAAGATCGACGGCAAGACCTACAATATCGGCTACGAGAACCACTCGCTGATGAAGATCGCCGACATCGTCAAATCGGTGGTCGGAAACAACGTCGAGGTCGCCGTCGAGCCGACCGACGATCTGCGCTCCTACCACGTCTCCTCGGAGAAGATCCGCCGCGAACTCGGATTTGCACCGACGCACACGATCGAGCAGGCCGTGTCCGGCCTCGTGGACGCCTTCAGGTCCGGCCGCCTGCCGAACTCGCTCAACGATCCCCGGTATTTCAACATCAAGATGATGCAGAACATCAGCCTGAAGTGA
- a CDS encoding PfkB family carbohydrate kinase, with the protein MGNAATDKPTGHPAPHDKIRTIEELGEIARAAQAKGLTVALCHGVFDLVHLGHVRHILAARNEADVVIVTITADRFVNKGPGRPIFPENMRAEMLAALGTVDWVGINRTSSAEPVLDTVRPDTYVKGSDYENPEDDVTGKIATEREAVERHGGRIVFTRDVTFSSSSLLNRYFDIYDPPLRDYLQKVREGGGAERLLKLIDKIQDMHVVLVGDTIIDEYQYVTALGKASKENIVATLLKNGEQFAGGVIAAANHVASFCKSVEIVTTLGGNDYPEEFIRAHVRPNVTLTPIRIQGRPTTRKLRYVEMGYLHKLFEVYTMDDTPLDEAERKEIDRITAERVRGGDVVIVTDFGHGMIASSTIDTLIANSKFLAVNAQSNSGNHGYNLITKYPRADYVCIDAPEARLAATDKFSDIASVIENRLHGKIDCDNMIITHGSFGCYPFSSKTGVARVPAFTKTVVDTVGAGDAFLTITAPLVAAGGNIEDVAFIGNAAGAIKVGIVGHRNSVEKAPLVKFVTALLK; encoded by the coding sequence ATGGGTAATGCTGCGACAGACAAGCCGACCGGCCATCCGGCACCGCACGACAAGATCAGGACGATCGAGGAGCTGGGCGAGATTGCGCGCGCCGCGCAGGCCAAGGGCCTGACCGTCGCGCTCTGCCACGGCGTGTTCGATCTGGTGCATCTCGGCCACGTCCGGCACATCCTGGCGGCGCGCAACGAGGCCGACGTGGTCATCGTGACCATTACCGCCGACCGTTTCGTCAACAAGGGCCCGGGACGGCCGATCTTTCCGGAGAACATGCGCGCCGAGATGCTGGCCGCGCTCGGCACGGTCGACTGGGTCGGCATCAACCGGACCTCCAGCGCCGAGCCGGTCCTCGATACCGTGCGCCCCGACACCTACGTGAAGGGCTCGGACTACGAGAATCCCGAGGATGACGTCACCGGCAAGATCGCCACCGAGCGCGAGGCCGTCGAACGTCATGGCGGACGGATCGTCTTCACGCGCGACGTCACCTTCAGCTCGTCGTCGCTGCTGAACCGCTATTTCGACATCTACGATCCCCCCCTGCGCGACTACCTCCAGAAGGTACGCGAAGGCGGCGGCGCCGAACGCCTGCTGAAGCTGATCGACAAGATCCAGGACATGCACGTCGTGCTGGTCGGCGATACCATCATCGACGAATACCAGTACGTCACGGCGCTCGGGAAGGCTTCGAAGGAGAACATCGTCGCCACTCTGCTCAAGAATGGCGAGCAATTTGCCGGCGGCGTCATTGCCGCGGCCAATCACGTGGCGAGCTTCTGCAAGTCGGTGGAGATCGTCACGACGCTGGGCGGCAACGACTACCCCGAGGAGTTCATTCGCGCGCATGTCCGCCCGAATGTCACGCTGACGCCGATCCGCATTCAGGGCCGACCGACGACCCGCAAATTGCGGTACGTCGAGATGGGCTATCTGCACAAGCTCTTCGAAGTCTACACCATGGACGACACGCCGCTCGACGAGGCCGAGCGCAAGGAGATCGACCGAATCACCGCCGAGCGCGTTCGTGGCGGAGACGTGGTGATCGTCACCGATTTCGGTCACGGCATGATCGCGTCCAGCACCATCGACACGCTCATCGCGAACTCCAAGTTCCTGGCGGTCAACGCCCAGAGCAACAGCGGAAACCACGGCTACAATCTGATCACGAAATATCCGCGAGCCGATTACGTCTGCATCGACGCGCCGGAAGCGCGGCTGGCCGCGACCGACAAGTTCAGCGACATCGCGTCGGTGATCGAGAATCGCCTGCACGGCAAGATCGATTGCGACAACATGATCATCACGCACGGCTCCTTCGGCTGCTACCCATTCTCGTCGAAGACCGGCGTCGCGCGCGTGCCCGCTTTCACCAAGACCGTCGTCGACACGGTCGGCGCCGGCGATGCCTTCCTGACGATCACGGCGCCGCTGGTGGCGGCCGGCGGCAATATCGAGGACGTCGCCTTCATCGGCAACGCGGCAGGCGCGATCAAGGTCGGCATCGTCGGTCACCGCAACTCGGTCGAAAAGGCGCCGCTGGTCAAATTCGTCACCGCGTTGTTGAAGTAA
- a CDS encoding SDR family oxidoreductase yields MKCIVTGGAGFIGSHLVDRLLDDGHEVIALDNFVIGRPENLAARAGSSQLKVVRADVTDLESIKPYFHGIDWVFHLAALADIVPSIESPIPYHRANVDGTVNVLEAARHAGVKRFVYAASSSCYGIPDVYPTPESAEIRPMYPYALTKNLGEQCVMHWCQVYKLPAVALRLFNVYGPRHRTTGTYGAVFGVFMAQKLAGKPFTVVGDGEQTRDFTFVSDVADAFVTAARSDISHEIFNVGSDNTYSVNRLVELLGGDKVHIPKRPGEPDCTYADITKIKRVLNWTPKVKFEDGVATMLKSMDQYKDAPLWTVDKIADATKDWFKYLGDDDGSPQKASS; encoded by the coding sequence ATGAAATGCATCGTTACTGGCGGCGCCGGCTTCATTGGAAGTCACCTCGTCGATCGTCTCCTCGACGACGGCCACGAGGTCATCGCGCTCGATAATTTCGTGATCGGTCGCCCCGAAAATCTGGCCGCACGCGCCGGTTCGAGCCAGTTGAAAGTCGTGCGGGCCGACGTCACCGATCTCGAGTCGATCAAGCCGTATTTCCACGGTATCGACTGGGTCTTCCATCTGGCGGCGCTGGCCGACATCGTTCCCTCGATCGAGTCCCCGATCCCGTATCATCGCGCCAATGTCGACGGCACGGTCAACGTCCTCGAAGCGGCGCGGCACGCGGGCGTCAAGCGCTTCGTCTACGCCGCCTCGTCGTCCTGTTACGGCATTCCCGACGTCTATCCGACGCCGGAGAGCGCCGAGATTCGGCCGATGTATCCCTACGCGCTTACCAAGAATCTCGGCGAGCAGTGCGTCATGCACTGGTGCCAGGTCTACAAGCTGCCTGCGGTCGCGCTGCGCCTGTTCAACGTGTACGGGCCGCGCCATCGCACCACCGGCACCTACGGCGCCGTGTTCGGCGTCTTCATGGCGCAGAAGCTTGCCGGAAAGCCCTTCACGGTGGTCGGCGACGGCGAGCAGACGCGCGATTTCACCTTCGTCAGCGACGTCGCGGACGCCTTCGTCACCGCCGCGCGCTCCGATATCTCGCACGAAATATTCAACGTCGGCTCGGACAACACCTACAGCGTCAACCGGCTGGTCGAGCTTCTCGGCGGCGACAAGGTTCATATTCCCAAGCGTCCGGGCGAGCCCGATTGCACCTACGCCGACATCACCAAAATCAAACGGGTCCTGAACTGGACGCCGAAGGTGAAATTCGAGGACGGCGTCGCGACGATGCTGAAGTCGATGGATCAGTACAAGGACGCGCCCTTGTGGACGGTCGACAAGATCGCCGACGCCACCAAGGACTGGTTCAAATATCTCGGTGACGACGACGGCTCACCGCAGAAGGCAAGCTCTTGA
- a CDS encoding SIS domain-containing protein, whose product MPAVSVDPDHKAFLDDYVGRLHRATAIDDGAFAAISATRATWLRAREQGGRVIFIGNGGSAGIASHLAIDLAKNASVPALCFSDASMMSCLANDYGFEDWIAHAVRLSARAGDCLVAISSSGRSKNILNAVAQARTMKLDVITLSGMNADNPLRNLGDVNFFVDSRSYNIVETTHQFWMMAAIDLVIGRAEYPAS is encoded by the coding sequence ATGCCCGCCGTGTCCGTCGATCCCGATCACAAGGCTTTCCTTGACGATTACGTGGGGCGCCTCCACCGCGCGACGGCGATCGACGACGGCGCTTTCGCCGCAATCTCCGCCACCCGCGCCACATGGTTGCGCGCGCGCGAGCAGGGCGGCCGCGTCATCTTCATCGGTAATGGCGGCTCGGCCGGCATCGCTTCGCATCTGGCGATCGATCTGGCGAAGAACGCATCGGTGCCTGCGCTCTGCTTCAGCGACGCGAGCATGATGTCGTGCCTTGCCAACGATTACGGATTCGAGGACTGGATCGCGCACGCCGTGCGGCTGAGCGCACGTGCCGGCGACTGCCTCGTCGCGATCAGCTCCTCGGGGCGCTCGAAGAACATCCTCAACGCGGTTGCGCAGGCGCGGACGATGAAGCTCGACGTGATCACGCTGTCGGGCATGAATGCGGACAATCCGCTGCGCAATCTCGGCGACGTCAATTTCTTCGTCGATAGCCGCAGCTACAACATTGTCGAGACCACGCACCAGTTCTGGATGATGGCCGCGATCGACCTCGTGATCGGTCGCGCGGAATATCCGGCATCCTGA
- a CDS encoding lysylphosphatidylglycerol synthase transmembrane domain-containing protein, with the protein MQSRFKQAALFSVKLLLSIAVLVYIARGLDLQRLRSHLVSVDPLLFVLALALIFFQTFVLNGRWELIMRALGVSLDWLAGWRILMISLWFNQVLPSSVGGDAVRMWLLRQRGVQWPEAVKGVAADRFTALIGLIALMVAGLPFLLSRVSDQAAILAIGGLTLAGVAGTVVLLTLDRLPKRIAHPAIASFVRFGALVRFLLLQSERRALLFGSALLIHLVTAAACFALARGVGAQLSVVDAGILIPPVVLLTAVPISISGWGVREGAMVACLGLAGVPSEEALSVSLLLGAISVIIGLVGGAIWLASPERGSYSADKAAKAAEEAPSYDGLGKEVSSHP; encoded by the coding sequence ATGCAGTCGCGGTTCAAACAGGCGGCCCTGTTTTCGGTAAAGCTGCTGCTGTCGATTGCTGTCCTGGTCTACATCGCGCGCGGTCTCGATCTGCAGCGGTTGCGCAGCCATCTCGTCTCGGTCGATCCTTTGCTGTTCGTCCTGGCGCTGGCGCTGATCTTCTTCCAGACCTTCGTGCTCAACGGCCGGTGGGAGCTGATCATGCGCGCGCTCGGCGTGTCGCTGGACTGGCTCGCGGGCTGGCGGATCCTCATGATCAGCCTCTGGTTCAATCAGGTGTTGCCGTCCTCGGTCGGCGGTGATGCGGTGCGGATGTGGCTGCTGCGCCAGCGCGGCGTGCAGTGGCCGGAGGCGGTCAAGGGCGTTGCAGCCGACCGTTTCACGGCATTGATCGGGCTGATCGCGCTGATGGTGGCCGGATTGCCGTTCCTGTTGTCGCGCGTGTCCGATCAGGCCGCGATCCTGGCCATCGGCGGGCTGACGCTGGCCGGCGTCGCCGGCACCGTGGTTCTGTTGACGCTCGACCGTCTGCCCAAGCGCATCGCCCATCCGGCGATCGCAAGCTTCGTCCGGTTCGGAGCGCTGGTCAGGTTTCTCCTGCTGCAGTCCGAGCGCCGTGCTTTGCTGTTCGGGTCGGCGCTGCTCATCCATCTCGTGACCGCGGCGGCTTGCTTCGCCCTGGCGCGCGGTGTCGGAGCACAGCTTTCGGTGGTGGACGCCGGCATCCTGATTCCGCCCGTGGTGCTGTTGACGGCGGTCCCGATCTCGATCAGCGGGTGGGGTGTTCGCGAGGGGGCGATGGTCGCCTGCCTCGGTCTGGCGGGTGTCCCTTCCGAGGAGGCGCTGTCGGTTTCGCTGCTGCTGGGCGCCATCAGCGTGATCATCGGGCTCGTCGGCGGAGCGATCTGGCTGGCAAGTCCGGAGCGCGGATCGTATTCAGCGGACAAGGCCGCCAAGGCGGCGGAGGAAGCCCCCAGCTACGACGGGCTGGGCAAGGAAGTCTCGAGCCACCCATGA
- a CDS encoding class I SAM-dependent methyltransferase → MKNLFYVRHTCRLCHSDKQELVVPMAGMPIGTPNFQVPDASVDDPVFRAAVPMALHLCRDCGHLQILHVGNPEIQYRNYVYTTSLSLGLREHFAGYANDVVSRFGVAPGSLVVELGSNDGSLLGFFKERGMRVLGVDPAVDIAKRATEAGIETIGDFFTDAIGHRILQSHGAASVVIANNMIANVDNLDPLVIGVRDVLAPDGLFVFETQYGVDVTEKNLLDTVYHEHLSYFNIKPLIRFFARLGMELIDVQHIWTKGGSIRVTVQRAGGAKKPSAEVARFVAEEERLGVDQPAYYAPYVKRIAAIRDELVAMADAAHARGQLVAGYGVSVGTTTLLPQFGLENKIDFLVDDDPKKGNVMAGPGYDIPILPPAALYERKPAFVVVFAWRYVDPIRAKHARYFAEGGKFVVPLPGISMVERAD, encoded by the coding sequence ATGAAAAATCTGTTCTACGTCCGCCACACCTGCCGCCTCTGTCATTCGGACAAGCAGGAGCTTGTCGTCCCGATGGCAGGCATGCCGATCGGCACGCCGAACTTCCAGGTCCCGGACGCCAGCGTCGACGATCCCGTGTTCCGCGCCGCGGTGCCGATGGCGCTGCATCTGTGCAGGGATTGCGGTCATCTCCAGATTCTCCATGTTGGTAATCCCGAGATCCAGTACCGCAACTACGTCTACACCACTTCGCTCTCGCTCGGTCTGCGCGAGCACTTCGCCGGCTACGCCAACGACGTCGTCAGCCGCTTCGGTGTCGCGCCCGGCTCGCTGGTCGTCGAACTCGGCAGCAACGATGGATCGCTGCTCGGCTTCTTCAAAGAGCGCGGCATGCGGGTGTTGGGTGTCGATCCCGCTGTGGACATCGCGAAGCGCGCGACGGAAGCGGGGATCGAGACCATCGGCGACTTCTTCACCGATGCCATTGGTCACCGCATCCTGCAGAGCCACGGTGCGGCGAGCGTCGTGATCGCCAACAACATGATCGCCAATGTCGACAATCTCGATCCGCTGGTGATCGGGGTTCGCGACGTGCTCGCGCCGGACGGATTGTTCGTCTTCGAAACGCAATACGGCGTCGACGTCACCGAGAAGAACCTGCTCGACACCGTCTATCACGAGCATCTGTCGTATTTTAACATCAAGCCGCTGATCCGCTTCTTTGCCCGGCTCGGCATGGAGCTGATCGACGTCCAGCACATCTGGACCAAGGGTGGCTCGATCCGCGTGACCGTGCAGCGTGCCGGTGGCGCCAAGAAGCCGTCGGCTGAGGTCGCGCGCTTCGTCGCCGAGGAAGAACGGCTGGGCGTCGATCAGCCGGCCTATTATGCGCCCTATGTGAAGCGGATCGCCGCGATCCGCGACGAGCTGGTCGCGATGGCTGATGCCGCCCATGCGCGCGGGCAGCTCGTTGCCGGCTACGGCGTCTCGGTCGGCACCACGACGCTGCTGCCGCAGTTCGGCCTGGAGAACAAGATCGACTTCCTGGTCGACGACGATCCCAAGAAGGGGAACGTGATGGCCGGCCCGGGTTACGACATCCCGATCCTGCCGCCTGCCGCCCTTTACGAGCGCAAGCCGGCGTTCGTCGTCGTCTTCGCCTGGCGTTATGTCGACCCGATCCGGGCCAAGCACGCCCGCTATTTCGCCGAAGGCGGAAAGTTCGTGGTGCCGCTGCCGGGCATTTCCATGGTCGAGCGGGCCGACTGA
- the secE gene encoding preprotein translocase subunit SecE → MAVSPFKFLQEVRSETAKVTWPTRRETTITTIMVFVMVAVASIFFFAADQIIRVLITYLLGIH, encoded by the coding sequence ATGGCAGTCAGCCCTTTCAAGTTCTTGCAGGAAGTGCGCTCGGAGACCGCCAAGGTCACTTGGCCGACCCGCCGCGAGACCACGATCACCACCATCATGGTGTTCGTCATGGTCGCCGTGGCCTCGATCTTCTTCTTCGCCGCCGACCAGATCATCCGTGTCCTCATCACCTACCTTCTGGGCATTCACTGA
- the nusG gene encoding transcription termination/antitermination protein NusG, which yields MATATAQLSDKRWYIVHAYSNFEKKVAESIREQAKQRGLEELFELVLVPTEKVTEVRRGRKIDAERKFFPGYVLVKMKLTDEAFHLIKNTPKVTGFLGAENKPMPISESEAMRILHQVQEGVERPKASVSFEIGENVRVADGPFASFSGVVEEIDEARSRVKVAVSIFGRATPVELEFGQVEKV from the coding sequence ATGGCAACCGCAACCGCTCAACTGTCCGACAAGCGCTGGTACATCGTCCACGCCTACTCGAACTTCGAGAAGAAGGTCGCCGAATCGATCCGCGAGCAGGCCAAGCAGCGCGGGCTCGAGGAGCTGTTTGAGCTGGTGCTGGTTCCGACCGAGAAGGTCACGGAAGTGCGCCGCGGCCGCAAGATCGACGCCGAGCGCAAGTTCTTCCCCGGCTATGTGCTGGTGAAGATGAAGCTGACCGACGAAGCATTTCACCTCATCAAGAACACGCCGAAGGTCACGGGCTTCCTCGGCGCTGAAAACAAGCCGATGCCGATCTCGGAATCCGAGGCCATGCGCATCCTGCACCAGGTGCAGGAAGGCGTGGAACGGCCGAAGGCGTCGGTGTCGTTCGAGATCGGCGAGAACGTGCGCGTGGCCGATGGCCCGTTCGCCTCGTTCTCGGGTGTCGTCGAGGAAATCGACGAGGCGCGCTCGCGCGTGAAGGTCGCGGTGTCGATCTTCGGCCGTGCCACGCCGGTCGAATTGGAATTCGGTCAGGTCGAGAAGGTCTGA
- the rplK gene encoding 50S ribosomal protein L11 translates to MAKKVTGYLKLQVPAGAANPSPPIGPALGQRGLNIMEFCKAFNAQTQKEEKNTPIPVVITIYADRSFTFEMKTPPMSFFLKQAAKIQSGSKAPGRDKAGKVTKAQVREIAEKKMKDLNCDSIESAMKMVEGSARSMGLEVAG, encoded by the coding sequence ATGGCAAAGAAAGTGACCGGATACCTGAAGCTTCAGGTCCCGGCCGGTGCGGCGAATCCTTCGCCCCCGATCGGTCCCGCGCTCGGTCAGCGCGGTCTCAACATCATGGAGTTCTGCAAGGCGTTCAACGCGCAGACCCAGAAGGAAGAGAAGAACACCCCGATTCCCGTCGTGATCACGATCTACGCCGATCGTTCGTTCACGTTCGAGATGAAGACGCCCCCGATGTCGTTCTTCCTCAAGCAGGCCGCCAAGATCCAGTCCGGCTCGAAGGCGCCGGGCCGCGACAAGGCCGGCAAGGTGACCAAGGCGCAGGTGCGCGAGATCGCCGAGAAGAAGATGAAGGATCTCAATTGCGATTCCATCGAATCGGCCATGAAGATGGTCGAGGGCTCTGCCCGTTCGATGGGCCTGGAAGTGGCGGGGTAA